A DNA window from Porphyromonas gingivalis ATCC 33277 contains the following coding sequences:
- a CDS encoding helix-turn-helix domain-containing protein — MSGIKEVSKRFREIAQTHRLLFGGEIYLTGREVCEHLFISPRTLQDYRDKGIIPYTQIAGKILYRHSDINRLLQENYRR; from the coding sequence ATCTCAGGCATCAAAGAAGTAAGCAAACGCTTTCGGGAGATTGCCCAAACGCACCGTCTGCTCTTCGGGGGAGAAATCTACCTCACAGGACGGGAGGTTTGCGAACACCTTTTCATCAGCCCGCGTACCTTGCAGGACTATCGGGACAAAGGCATTATTCCCTACACCCAAATTGCAGGAAAAATCCTCTATCGACACTCTGACATCAACCGATTACTGCAAGAGAACTATCGGAGATAA
- a CDS encoding AAA family ATPase — MNNFFKIHDNLLRNLSPSLRRGLMDEIDWNDRLIGIKGARGMGKTTFLLDYARENFGIGNRKCLYINLNQLYFTTESLVNFAGEFVKQGGEVLLLDQVFKYPNWSIELRQCMELYPDLRIVFTGSTVMRLKEENPELNGLVTSYVLNGFSFREFLNLKTGLSLQPYSFDEIVSNHEQIAPRILEQVNPLDWFQDYLHHGYYPIFLEDKNYSESLLKTLNMTLEVDVLFIRQIEQRFLHKLRKLLYLLGQRAPGSLNISSIAKEVDTSRTTITNYLKYLSEARLIKELHREEETGAKKPAMIYLDNTNVGYVIQPEPLNYIDVLKTFFLNQVKSRNEVCLGSRSQIAFCVNRQYQFCIDEKMSRRYRPDRYYAIQNMRSGTRNMIPLWLFGFLY; from the coding sequence ATGAATAACTTTTTCAAAATACACGACAACTTGCTACGCAACCTATCCCCTTCGCTGCGTAGGGGATTGATGGACGAGATCGATTGGAACGACAGACTGATCGGTATCAAGGGTGCACGAGGCATGGGAAAAACCACATTCCTCCTCGACTATGCACGCGAAAACTTCGGTATAGGCAATAGAAAATGCCTGTATATCAATCTGAATCAACTCTATTTCACCACAGAATCTTTGGTGAACTTCGCCGGTGAGTTTGTCAAGCAAGGTGGAGAGGTACTGCTACTTGACCAAGTATTCAAATATCCCAATTGGTCTATAGAGCTGCGTCAGTGTATGGAGCTATACCCGGACCTACGCATTGTCTTTACGGGGTCTACGGTGATGCGCCTGAAAGAAGAAAATCCCGAGCTGAACGGACTGGTTACATCGTACGTTCTGAACGGTTTTTCATTCCGCGAATTTCTCAATCTCAAAACAGGGCTGTCGCTTCAGCCTTACAGCTTCGATGAGATTGTATCCAACCACGAACAGATAGCTCCGCGAATCCTCGAGCAGGTGAATCCTCTCGACTGGTTTCAGGACTATCTTCACCATGGATACTACCCCATATTCTTGGAGGATAAGAACTATTCGGAGAGTCTGCTGAAAACGCTCAATATGACGCTTGAAGTAGATGTGCTTTTCATCCGACAGATCGAGCAGCGATTCCTGCACAAACTGCGCAAGCTACTCTACCTACTGGGACAACGTGCTCCCGGCTCGCTCAATATATCGAGCATTGCGAAGGAAGTGGACACTTCTCGTACGACGATAACCAACTATCTGAAGTACCTGTCCGAAGCCAGACTGATCAAGGAGCTTCACCGCGAAGAGGAGACGGGTGCCAAGAAGCCGGCTATGATCTATCTGGACAATACCAATGTGGGATACGTAATCCAGCCGGAACCTCTCAACTATATAGACGTACTCAAAACATTCTTCCTCAATCAGGTCAAGAGTCGCAACGAAGTATGTTTGGGATCTCGCTCTCAAATCGCATTCTGCGTGAATCGCCAATATCAGTTCTGCATTGATGAGAAGATGAGCCGTCGCTACAGACCCGACCGCTACTATGCCATCCAGAACATGCGCAGCGGTACGCGCAACATGATCCCCCTCTGGCTCTTCGGATTCCTGTACTAA
- a CDS encoding adenine-specific methyltransferase EcoRI family protein — protein MARKATNELLQKAKKQKNDEFYTQLADIESELQHYKSHFKDKVVYCNCDDPRISNFFRYFVSHFKEMGIKKIIAACYKEQNMDLFNTRENKHGFFFEYTGTELTDNDPKKANVVYFKGDGDFRSPESIALLKQSDIVVTNPPFSLFRDYVTQLIRYDKQFLIIGNINAITYKEIFKLIQNNKVWLGVNLGRGISGFIVPEHYELYGTEARTDDSGDRIISPNNCLWLTNLDNFLRHENILLTKSYCGHEQEYPKYDNYNGINVNRTQDIPQDYNGYMGVPITFLHKFNPKQFEIVKFRKGDDEKDLSVNGKCPYFRIIIRPK, from the coding sequence ATGGCAAGGAAGGCGACAAATGAATTGCTGCAAAAGGCAAAAAAGCAGAAGAACGATGAGTTCTATACACAGCTTGCTGACATAGAGAGCGAATTGCAGCATTATAAAAGTCATTTCAAAGACAAAGTGGTATATTGCAATTGCGATGACCCACGCATCAGCAACTTTTTCAGGTATTTTGTTTCTCATTTCAAAGAGATGGGAATCAAGAAAATTATTGCAGCCTGTTACAAGGAGCAGAATATGGACTTATTTAATACAAGGGAAAACAAACATGGATTTTTCTTTGAATATACAGGTACGGAATTAACTGACAACGACCCGAAAAAAGCCAATGTCGTTTACTTCAAAGGAGATGGCGATTTTCGAAGTCCGGAAAGTATTGCCTTGTTGAAACAATCGGACATCGTTGTTACCAATCCTCCCTTTTCTCTATTCCGAGACTATGTTACACAATTGATTAGATACGATAAGCAATTTCTGATTATCGGGAACATCAACGCCATTACCTACAAGGAAATCTTCAAACTCATTCAAAACAATAAGGTATGGCTTGGGGTTAATCTTGGCAGAGGAATTTCGGGGTTCATCGTGCCGGAACATTATGAACTCTACGGGACGGAAGCACGGACAGATGATTCGGGCGACAGGATTATATCCCCCAATAATTGTCTATGGCTTACTAATTTGGATAATTTCTTGCGGCATGAAAATATCTTGCTAACTAAAAGCTATTGCGGACACGAACAAGAATATCCTAAATATGACAATTATAACGGTATCAATGTCAATCGGACGCAGGATATTCCGCAAGATTATAACGGATATATGGGTGTTCCGATAACATTTCTGCATAAGTTTAACCCTAAACAATTTGAAATTGTTAAGTTCCGAAAAGGAGACGATGAGAAAGACCTATCAGTAAATGGAAAGTGTCCTTATTTCAGGATAATCATCAGACCGAAATAA
- a CDS encoding IS5 family transposase has product MAYQSKNTDEHVTFADALLSKRYRKAQNDFLNQVDTLIDWRPIRTLINKKYTKRQNAIGAPAYDVILLFKMLLLETWYNLSDCALEERINDSITFSRFLGLKMEEVSPDHSTISRFRSALTELGLMDKLLAQFNKQLSRHHISVREGVLVDASLVETPHKPNGSITIEVADDREDNRSEEEKEAEEDYQKQVVRQRKGTDEEARWVYKQKRYHYGYKKHCLTNVQGIVQKVITTAANRSDTKEFIPLLQGANIPQGTAVLADKGYACGENRSYLQTHHLQDGIMHKAQRNRALTEEEKQRNKAIGPIRSTIERTFGSIRRWFHGGRCRYRGLAKTHTQNILESIAFNLYRTPGIIMSSSVG; this is encoded by the coding sequence ATGGCATACCAATCCAAGAATACCGATGAGCATGTAACATTTGCAGACGCACTCCTTTCAAAGCGTTATCGCAAAGCACAAAACGACTTCCTCAATCAGGTTGACACGCTTATCGATTGGCGTCCGATCAGGACGCTGATCAACAAGAAATACACGAAGCGACAAAATGCCATCGGCGCCCCGGCTTATGACGTGATTCTCTTATTCAAGATGTTGCTTTTGGAGACATGGTACAACCTCAGTGATTGTGCTCTGGAGGAGCGCATCAATGATTCAATCACCTTTTCCCGATTCTTGGGACTGAAGATGGAAGAGGTATCTCCCGACCACAGCACCATCAGTCGATTTCGTTCGGCACTGACAGAGTTGGGTCTCATGGACAAACTATTGGCGCAGTTTAACAAACAACTTTCGCGCCATCACATTTCGGTCAGGGAAGGGGTGCTTGTCGATGCAAGCCTTGTGGAGACGCCGCATAAACCCAACGGAAGCATTACGATTGAAGTCGCAGACGACAGAGAAGACAATCGGAGCGAGGAGGAAAAAGAGGCAGAGGAGGATTATCAAAAACAGGTTGTCCGTCAACGTAAAGGGACGGATGAAGAAGCCCGTTGGGTGTACAAACAAAAGCGTTATCACTACGGATACAAAAAGCATTGTCTGACCAATGTTCAAGGCATTGTTCAAAAGGTGATAACGACAGCTGCGAACCGCAGTGACACGAAGGAGTTTATTCCCCTATTGCAGGGTGCAAACATACCTCAAGGCACAGCCGTCTTGGCGGACAAAGGATATGCTTGCGGGGAAAATCGTTCCTACCTGCAAACCCATCACCTTCAAGACGGCATTATGCACAAGGCACAACGCAACAGGGCATTGACCGAGGAAGAGAAGCAACGAAACAAAGCAATCGGTCCGATACGGAGCACCATCGAACGCACCTTTGGCAGTATTCGCCGGTGGTTTCATGGCGGACGATGTCGATACCGGGGACTTGCCAAGACCCATACTCAAAACATTCTTGAAAGCATCGCCTTTAATTTATACAGAACCCCGGGGATAATTATGTCCTCATCCGTAGGATAA
- a CDS encoding PG0541 family transporter-associated protein, whose amino-acid sequence MEQKMIFITYNQAYHDIIIRLLSRYNLRGYTYWETVRGCGSDTGEPHLGTHAWPTLNGALMVVCPSEKMKTIMDALRILDAATPDQGLRAFVWNIEQTI is encoded by the coding sequence ATGGAACAGAAAATGATTTTCATCACCTATAATCAGGCCTACCACGATATTATCATTCGATTGCTCAGCCGATACAACCTCAGAGGATATACCTATTGGGAGACTGTCCGCGGTTGCGGTAGCGATACGGGTGAGCCTCACTTGGGCACTCACGCATGGCCTACGCTCAATGGCGCCCTCATGGTCGTTTGTCCTTCCGAGAAAATGAAAACCATAATGGACGCTCTGCGTATCCTTGACGCCGCTACTCCGGATCAGGGACTTCGCGCCTTTGTTTGGAATATCGAGCAAACAATCTGA
- a CDS encoding efflux RND transporter permease subunit has product MSIYESAVKKPVTTILIFVAIAIFGLFSLSRLSIDLYPKIETSNIMVVTSYAGASASDIENNVTKVLENTLNGVSNLKHITSKSRENASVITLQFNEGVDIEVATNDVRDKLDAVSNFLPDDVNKPMIFKFGTDDIPITMLSVQAKESTMALSKILEDKVTNALARLDGVGAVSIMGTVKREIQVYCDPAKLEAYNLTVEAVSQIISAENKNVPAGLIDLGNKTSSIRIQGEFADARQLNQIVVASVGGRNVYLSDVARVEDTHAENEQESYNNNVRGAMIMINKQSGANSVAISRAVRDALPEIQASLPSDVKLGTIFDTSDNIVNTINSLRDTIAITFVIVILVVLFFLGRWRATFIIGLTIPISLVASFIYLMATGNTLNIISLSSLSIAIGMVVDDAIVVLENVTTHIERGSYPKQAAIYGTNEVGISVIASTLTMLAVFLPLTMIQGLTGILFRQLGWIVSIIMIISTVAALSLTPMLCSQLLQRDKKQGRLQQKLFAPIERFLDSVDRAYERFLNWTVRHRTVTIVSAFIIFAASLMMTPLLKTEFFPQSDNGYIQIQAEYPVGTGVNLPRAFALRMIDSWEKEIPEIDRTSFSVGQAEASSMFAAMQDNGTNIITFHIGLTGRNERKRSMNEVADQIRIMLDDYPEIHSYKVTPGGSGGGMGGQPTVNLDIYGYDFNKTGDLAERFSRLMKEDARCAQATISRKDYVPEYQFVFDRTKLAENGLNSTTAAMFLRNRVNGRVASTYREEGDEYDIRVRLAPEFRRSLRDLENILIYTPQGKGVRLGELGKIEELYTPPTIERKDRQRVVIVASTAVKGAALSDLVEVAKEKIAQLEIPDGIDYKISGTYEDQQKTFADLSTLMLLIVILVFIVMAAQFESLVDPFVIMFSIPFAFTGVIAGLIITNTTFSAMSFIGLIMLMGIVVKNGIVLIDYTRLCCERGMGILSAVVQAGRSRLRPVLMTTLTTILGMVPMAIGIGEGSELWQPMGVTVAWGLSVSTLITLIIVPTVYAVFASNGMRRQRRLLAKKYAKKENKSRVWNRK; this is encoded by the coding sequence ATGAGTATATACGAATCGGCTGTAAAAAAGCCGGTCACAACCATATTGATATTCGTGGCGATAGCTATTTTCGGGCTATTCTCACTGAGTCGTCTTTCTATCGACTTGTATCCCAAGATTGAGACGAGCAATATCATGGTCGTGACCTCCTATGCCGGAGCCAGTGCATCGGACATAGAGAACAACGTTACGAAGGTCTTGGAGAATACGCTTAACGGGGTTAGCAATCTCAAGCACATTACCTCGAAGAGTCGGGAGAATGCTTCCGTCATTACGCTCCAATTCAATGAGGGTGTGGACATCGAAGTGGCTACCAATGATGTCCGCGACAAGCTCGATGCCGTCTCCAACTTCCTGCCCGATGATGTGAACAAACCGATGATCTTCAAGTTCGGTACTGACGATATTCCTATCACCATGCTATCCGTGCAGGCCAAAGAGAGTACGATGGCCCTGTCGAAGATCCTCGAAGACAAGGTCACGAATGCTCTGGCACGCCTTGATGGCGTAGGTGCGGTGAGCATTATGGGTACTGTGAAGCGGGAAATACAAGTGTATTGCGATCCGGCCAAACTGGAAGCATACAACCTGACTGTAGAAGCTGTGAGCCAAATCATATCGGCCGAGAACAAGAATGTACCGGCCGGTCTGATCGATTTGGGCAATAAGACGAGTTCGATCCGCATACAGGGCGAGTTTGCCGATGCACGTCAGCTAAACCAAATCGTAGTGGCCAGCGTGGGCGGTCGCAACGTCTATCTGAGCGATGTGGCTCGTGTGGAGGATACACATGCCGAAAATGAACAGGAGAGCTACAACAATAATGTGCGTGGGGCTATGATTATGATCAACAAACAGTCCGGAGCCAATTCGGTGGCTATCTCCCGTGCTGTCCGCGATGCTCTGCCCGAGATACAGGCTTCGCTCCCTTCGGATGTGAAACTGGGTACCATTTTCGATACTTCGGACAACATCGTCAATACGATCAATAGTCTGCGCGATACGATTGCTATTACGTTCGTCATCGTTATTCTTGTGGTTCTGTTTTTCCTCGGACGATGGCGTGCCACATTTATCATCGGTCTGACGATCCCTATTTCACTGGTTGCCTCCTTTATCTACCTGATGGCTACAGGCAATACGTTGAATATCATTTCTCTCAGCTCCCTCTCTATCGCTATCGGTATGGTAGTGGACGATGCCATTGTAGTGCTCGAAAACGTAACGACACATATTGAACGGGGCAGCTATCCCAAGCAGGCTGCCATATACGGCACGAACGAAGTGGGGATCTCCGTTATAGCTTCCACGCTGACGATGCTGGCTGTATTCCTCCCATTGACGATGATTCAGGGGCTTACGGGTATTCTTTTCCGTCAGTTGGGTTGGATCGTGAGTATTATCATGATTATCTCTACGGTAGCTGCTCTCAGTCTGACGCCGATGCTCTGTTCGCAGTTGCTTCAGCGCGACAAAAAGCAAGGACGGCTGCAACAAAAGCTCTTTGCCCCGATCGAACGCTTTCTTGATTCTGTAGATCGAGCATATGAGCGTTTCCTGAATTGGACCGTGAGACACAGAACCGTTACGATAGTCAGTGCTTTTATCATTTTTGCAGCAAGTCTGATGATGACACCACTGCTCAAAACCGAATTCTTCCCTCAGTCCGACAATGGCTATATCCAAATTCAGGCAGAATATCCGGTGGGCACGGGAGTCAATCTGCCACGAGCCTTTGCTCTTCGTATGATCGACAGTTGGGAGAAAGAAATACCGGAAATCGACAGAACGAGCTTTAGTGTCGGTCAGGCCGAGGCTTCCAGCATGTTTGCCGCCATGCAGGACAATGGTACGAATATCATCACTTTCCATATCGGTCTTACCGGACGCAACGAGAGAAAACGCTCCATGAACGAAGTGGCCGACCAGATACGTATCATGCTGGATGATTATCCTGAGATTCACAGTTATAAGGTTACTCCGGGCGGAAGCGGTGGCGGTATGGGCGGACAACCCACAGTAAATCTGGATATATACGGTTACGACTTCAATAAAACGGGCGATCTCGCAGAGAGATTCAGTCGTCTGATGAAAGAGGATGCCAGATGTGCCCAAGCGACAATCAGCCGAAAAGACTACGTACCGGAGTATCAATTCGTATTTGATCGTACCAAATTGGCCGAGAACGGGCTGAACAGTACCACGGCTGCCATGTTCCTGCGCAACCGCGTCAATGGCAGGGTGGCATCTACCTATCGCGAAGAAGGCGACGAGTACGATATTCGCGTGCGCTTGGCCCCTGAGTTCAGGCGATCATTGAGGGACTTGGAAAATATCCTCATTTATACGCCTCAGGGCAAAGGTGTTCGTCTGGGAGAGCTGGGTAAAATAGAAGAGCTGTACACTCCTCCCACCATTGAACGAAAGGATCGTCAGCGTGTCGTTATCGTAGCTTCCACGGCTGTCAAAGGAGCTGCATTGAGCGATTTGGTCGAAGTGGCCAAAGAAAAGATTGCTCAACTGGAGATTCCCGACGGGATTGACTACAAAATCAGTGGTACATACGAGGACCAGCAGAAGACATTTGCAGACTTGAGCACTCTTATGCTGCTGATCGTGATACTCGTGTTTATCGTCATGGCAGCACAGTTCGAGAGTCTCGTCGATCCGTTTGTGATCATGTTTTCCATACCGTTTGCTTTCACAGGTGTCATAGCCGGTCTTATCATTACCAATACCACTTTCAGCGCTATGTCCTTTATCGGTCTGATTATGCTGATGGGTATCGTGGTGAAGAACGGTATTGTGCTCATCGATTACACTCGTCTGTGTTGCGAACGCGGTATGGGCATTCTCTCTGCCGTAGTACAAGCCGGCCGCTCACGTTTGCGCCCGGTGCTTATGACTACTCTGACTACCATATTGGGTATGGTACCTATGGCTATCGGAATCGGAGAAGGATCCGAACTATGGCAGCCGATGGGGGTTACTGTGGCATGGGGGCTGTCCGTCTCCACACTGATTACGCTCATTATCGTCCCTACCGTTTATGCCGTATTTGCCTCGAACGGGATGAGGAGACAGCGTAGACTACTGGCCAAGAAGTATGCAAAAAAAGAAAATAAGAGCAGAGTATGGAACAGAAAATGA
- a CDS encoding IS982-like element IS195 family transposase, with protein sequence MKTNIVDVFCIIDDFSKLFDEAIKKKTLEEADKKRRNRKFKMSDSEVMTILILFHLSRYRDLKAFYLQYITHSCRSEFPHLVSYNRFVELQSRVGFKLIAFLNMCCLGQCTGISFIDSTPLKACHIKRAHGHRTMRGWAQKGKSTMGWFYGFKLHIVINDRGEIINYQITPGNCDDREPLKDGTFTKNLFGKLIADRGYISQNLFDRLFVDDIHMITKIKKNMKNSLMHLYDKVLLRKRALIETVNDMLKNVCQIEHTRHRSVNNFVTNLISGIIAYNILPKKPELNIEIIRNPNFPISA encoded by the coding sequence ATGAAGACAAATATAGTTGATGTTTTTTGCATCATAGATGATTTCTCCAAGCTTTTTGATGAAGCAATCAAGAAAAAGACCCTCGAAGAGGCAGACAAAAAACGCAGGAATAGAAAGTTTAAGATGTCGGACAGTGAGGTCATGACCATCCTGATCCTTTTTCATCTGTCAAGATACCGAGATTTGAAAGCTTTTTATCTTCAATACATCACCCATTCTTGTCGATCCGAGTTCCCACATCTTGTCTCTTATAATCGCTTTGTGGAGCTGCAAAGCAGGGTAGGTTTCAAGCTGATAGCATTTCTCAATATGTGTTGTTTGGGTCAATGTACAGGCATCTCTTTCATCGATTCCACCCCACTGAAGGCTTGTCATATCAAACGAGCTCATGGGCATAGGACAATGAGGGGATGGGCTCAAAAAGGCAAAAGCACCATGGGTTGGTTTTATGGATTCAAACTACATATTGTTATCAACGACAGGGGTGAAATCATCAACTATCAAATCACACCGGGCAATTGTGATGACAGAGAACCTCTGAAAGACGGAACATTCACCAAGAATCTTTTTGGCAAACTCATTGCCGATAGAGGCTACATTTCCCAAAACCTTTTTGACCGGCTCTTTGTCGATGACATCCACATGATAACCAAAATCAAAAAGAACATGAAGAACTCCCTGATGCATCTATATGACAAAGTTTTATTGAGAAAGAGAGCCTTGATCGAAACGGTCAATGATATGCTCAAAAATGTCTGTCAGATAGAGCACACGAGACATCGCAGTGTCAACAATTTTGTCACCAACCTGATCTCCGGTATCATCGCTTACAACATCCTGCCTAAAAAGCCTGAACTCAATATTGAAATCATCAGAAACCCTAACTTTCCTATTTCCGCTTAG